From the Glycine max cultivar Williams 82 chromosome 11, Glycine_max_v4.0, whole genome shotgun sequence genome, the window TGTGATTTTTACAGATAAAAAACTGGTTGTCAATGACTCATTGATTTCTATTAATAGTAttcttatatgatttttataagcTTGTGTTTAAATTAATGGTTGGATCCTAAAAGTTAATATATCTAGCAGCTGATTGCTTCTTGTTTGGTTTGGGCCTGCAGGTGCTTAACAACATGAGAAGAGTTTGTGACTTGAACAAACTTGAGTGCAACGTATGCTATTATTATAGTGATTGTTTCAATGTATTCCAGATAACAAAGCCTGTGTGTGCATGGTTTAATAATGTGTTAATATTTTAGTAGAATATGACAGTACTATGTCTGTGGCATGGACATTGTTGTTAAATGGTGGCACCTTGGCCACCATGACCAAATGGTGTTGCGGATTTTTTGCCAAATGCCatgggcaatttgtgaagggaggCCTGCTATGGCGGCACCATAGGCCACAATGGCGTGTTTATATGGAGGAATTTTGGCCTTTCGCCATTGATAAGTGATTACATTGGGCATGTGGTGAATAAGCGGAAGTTTGTCAATGCTTGTCTGTGCATGTTCCTGATGTTGAAATTTTATcatattgtttttgttaatttgaATGTTGGCCTTCTATTTGTAGGTGTTGGGATTGACATGGGGAGTTTGGGATTCATCCCTATTCAGTTTACAGCCAACAATTATTCTAGGGGCTGATGTGCTGTATGATTCAAACGGTGAGAAAAAATGGGCTGTGTTAATTATCTGTCACCTTCCTCTGTCTATTGGACTAAAGTATTGTTTTTGATGTATTATTTAGCCTTTGATAACCTCTTTGCCACTGTGACTTTCCTGTTTCGAAATTCTCCTGGGTCAACTTTTATAACCTCATATCATAACCGAAGGTACTTTGCATTCTATATGATGCTCAAAACTTGTGAGGAAATTTAATAGTAGCTCTACAGCTTGCATCTGATATTTGTTTccctatatttttaatttagctATCTAATTGTTTGCAGTGGGCATCACCTTATTGAGTTTTTGATAGGAAAATGGGGCTTAGAGTGTCTGAAGCTTCTTGATGGGTTTTCCTTCTTGGCATCTGACAAAGCATCACTGCTAAGTGGTAACATTCAATTGGCAGAGATATCTCTTATCTCAAAAGATAATGCCCGAGGTAGCTCAAAATTGTGATAAAGCTTAGcagttctctctcttttttttatttatttatccggCAGCCATTGTTATTATCTATGTTCTTTTTGCTTTGAGAAAATTCCATTTCATATATAGATGATCAAGAAATTCAATTGGGCTTGATCATGCTACAGAAATGCCTCTTAAAACAGATACTGCACTTCTTTGCTATACATTAGATGAAGAAAAGACActgttcctttttattttccggTTGCTTAATCTTGAGACATGGTATCAAGCAGCAATCTTTATGGATGGGGACTAGGATGTAAATTGTTGAGGAATTTGCCTCTAAGGATTGCTAGGTGTGTTCTTAtagatgtataaaaaaaatgtttaaatgttGATATTTGCAGTGCTGTCAAGTGGCTAGAGTGTAAAAGCCATATAATTAGTTCAAATTGATAATTTGACAATTTTCTTTTGCGATGAAAACAGTTGCATTCTTCATAACTATTCATCCTGATTGGGACTTTTCCTCACTCATTACTCAAGACtatcaaaatgatatatttattaacttcagataaatatacatatttctttAATAGAGGAAAAAGACATAATATTCTTGCCATCTAGGAAATTTGATCCAACAAGTTCATACTTCTAACTTGTTTGAAACATCAATTtaacttgaattaatttaagacTTTTTAATTGATCACTCTGCAGTCCTTTCTAACCTCCTGTCCACCATTGATGCTACTCATTTTGATCATGGACTTTGCAAAAGCGTCATAAAAAGCCTTTTTTGAGGTGGCAAACTTCGCAACCAGATTTTTAGTGTCTGGGTTGTCAAGCAAAACttgatcagaagaaaacaagcCTTTCTGTTGGAGGATCAACCTGTAATATGTATTATCAAAAGTTGTTGTTGAAGGGTCCATAGAGGTGCCTGCATTTTTTGCCTGATTTTTTAGTGGACAAATTGATATCAGTTTTGTTGCAAATGATGGATTTAATGAAGGGTCAACATCATGTGTAGCATTGAAGTTGTGGATTCTGTTCTTGAAAGATGAGCAGTGAGAGAAACCCAAAGTGTGCCCCCCTACATATGGGTCAAAGGACATTTACTCTAAACTCTATTCAGATATAAATtggaataaatgaaaaatggtCAAGTTTTGGCAGTTTTGACTTTAGGAATAACTTACCTGACAGAGCTACCAGGTCTTCCCCTGACAGTCCTCTTTGAGAAAAGCTTTGCCGCAGTTGTGATAAGTTGAAGGTTGGCGCTGGTAATTGTCTGGTTTCGCTGGCTTTAGATGTTCTGCCATCCTTTCTTCCTTTAGGAACATCCCATGTAGGTCCTCCTGACTGCAGAATATATTTATACCATTAGTCAAGACTTGCAAATACAAGCTACCTTAGCTGCATTTGTCAATTCTCGAAGACATAAGAATTGTTTAGGATCTGAATGATGAGAAATTTGGTACTTAACAAAGTTTTCTTACCAGAAAAACTGCATCCCTTGCTGCTAGAGCAAGGATGTCAGCACAAGAGACCACACCTGGGCATGAAGCTTCTAGTGCTTTCTTCGCTGCATCAATGACATAGAATGCATGCAAAGAAACATTTGGTGGCCCATCTTTTTCTGCTTTGTTGCTTCCTTTTGAATTTAGCAGCACAGAGGCATCACACCCCTTCAAGAGTATAGGAAAAAAGATAATatgatttgatttaataatGCATCAAATAAAGCGGAGCTGTCAAGAGGAAATGAGGGGGGTGGGGTCATTACCCGAACGAAACAGTCATGGAAGTGCATTCGCAGAAGTGCAGCTGGAACAGTTTTGTCCCTAGCAGTGGCATCCTTCACTGCCTTGGCAACAATGCATTCCACATCAGGGCATGTTTTTGAATAGTAGTTTAAGCTCAGTGACTTGCTTGTAGAGACTACTGAAAACATGATGATCAAATTCAAGAATGCAACCATGACAGCCATGCTAATTTGAGTACTTCGATGATTTTTAGCTTTTAGCCGTGGAAATCAAAGATGGGGAAAATGGGTTCTTATAGATATAAAAGAGATTAATTATTGTGTGAGATAATGTGGCCCAAGAAATCATTTCGTTAAGAAGTACTGTCAATGAAGAGTAGTAATGTTGAAGCATTCTCATTACAAAAAGACAATTCACTTTATGCTCCGTGGACTAAATGAAGGTTAAACTTTTCAAGCCTCTGGTAGCTTTCTGTGGCTTATGATgttcctccttttttttttttatttgtatgttaCTCTCGATcagaataatttaattacatattcATGTTAAATCCAGTCTTAAGCTATAGTTTCATGATCTTCACTCTTCAAGAGTAGTTGGTAAGATCACAAATCACAATGTCATCATCCTCCACCCCATAATACATGGTTATGATTCATTGATTATGACATAATCCTTGGTCTCTTCTCCTATTGTCCTCATGTCAAAAGTGAAATGTTTGATTTTACCGCGagcactttttctgtgatcaaACTCTTGCCATATTCCAGTTTAGGCTTTTTGACGGAAATTGAGGCCAACAGCCTCGTGGCCAATTGTCCATGCCATATCATGTTATGTTTggataattttcttttgtaaaacacatttatggttttttttaaaactattattattaatttacaagaaaagtactcatttctttttctgcgtttcaacttttttaaaataaaaagttgtttaaTCATCTTAAATTTGCAAAGTCTATGACCTTTCCACGGTACACTC encodes:
- the LOC100812357 gene encoding uncharacterized protein — encoded protein: MRRVCDLNKLECNVLGLTWGVWDSSLFSLQPTIILGADVLYDSNAFDNLFATVTFLFRNSPGSTFITSYHNRSGHHLIEFLIGKWGLECLKLLDGFSFLASDKASLLSGNIQLAEISLISKDNARGSSKL
- the SEPB2 gene encoding peroxidase sEPb2 precursor, with the protein product MAVMVAFLNLIIMFSVVSTSKSLSLNYYSKTCPDVECIVAKAVKDATARDKTVPAALLRMHFHDCFVRGCDASVLLNSKGSNKAEKDGPPNVSLHAFYVIDAAKKALEASCPGVVSCADILALAARDAVFLSGGPTWDVPKGRKDGRTSKASETRQLPAPTFNLSQLRQSFSQRGLSGEDLVALSGGHTLGFSHCSSFKNRIHNFNATHDVDPSLNPSFATKLISICPLKNQAKNAGTSMDPSTTTFDNTYYRLILQQKGLFSSDQVLLDNPDTKNLVAKFATSKKAFYDAFAKSMIKMSSINGGQEVRKDCRVIN